The stretch of DNA TGCAGAACCGTTCCCATACGTTGGCGCTTTCGCGGCGTTGAATGGTTGTGGTCATGTGTTTATGATTGCGATTTAATTTTCAAGGTTGGTATGATGTCTCTAATTATTAAGCAAATTGTTAAGGTTTGTAAAGAGGTTTTGTAACAGTTCTGTTAATCTCATTCATAAGCTGGGCTTATTAAATTAATTCTGGGAACTGTTACCGCAGGAGAAATCTTCGGGAATCGCACCCAGAGTTTGTAAAGTGGCGATCGTTGCTGGAGTTAAGCCTTTAACCCCTGTGAGTTTCATGCTTTCGTAAAGACGTTTAGCAATTAAAACGCGATCGCATTCTCCCGTATCCGTATTCCAAATCCGCACTGTTTGATCTTGGGAACCACTGGCGATCGCTTTTCCATCAGGACTAAAGGCAACTGAAGAAACCAAATGAGAATGTCCTGTGTAAACATCGATACATTGGCCTGATTTGACATCCCAGCGACGCACTGTTCGATCGTGGGAAGCACTAGCAAGAGTTTGTCCATCGGGACTAAACACAACGGAAAACACCCAGTTGGTATGTCCAATAAAGGTTTTGAGGCACACTTCTGTTGTCCAATCCCATAATTTGACAGTGCGATCGGTACTAGAAGTAGCAAGAAGCTTTCCATCGGGACTGAATGCCACCGAATAGACACGATTTGTATGTCCATCCAGTACCGTAATGCAATCGCCTGAGTGATAATCCCATAATCGAATTGTTTGATCCGCACTAGCAGTCGCTATCATTTGTCCATCGGGACTAAAAGCAATTCCCATGATTTTATCGCTGTGTCCAGTCAGGGTTTTTAAGCATTGCCCTGTCTGCCAGTTCCACAACTTCAATGTGCAGTCAGCACTCCCGCTAGCAAGAACAAGATCTGCGGGATGAAAAGCAACTGTATACACCCAATCTGCGTGACCTTGAAGAATTTGGAAACATTGACCTGTATTAACTTTCCATAGTCTGACAACACAATCAGTACTAGCACTGGCTAAAATCTGTCCGTCTGCACTAAAAGCGAGTCCATAAATAAAGTCGGTATGCCCAGACAAACTGCGGATACAATCACCCGTCTGCCAATCCCACAACTTCACAGTTTTGTCATTGCTGCCACTAGCTAAGATCTGAACTGCGCCCCCCTTAGTAAGGGGGGATGGGGGGATCGGACTAAAGCTGACAGGAAGTGCCCAATCGGTGTTACCATACCAAGACTTTAAACAATGTCCGCTTTGGTAATTCCACAACCGCACGGTTTGATCTAAGCTGACACAGGCAATAGTTTGCTCGTCGGGGCTAAAGGCAACGCAACAAACTTCATTGGTTTGTCCATACAATGTTTTGACACAATTATCGTTATAACAATCCCAGAATTTGACTGTGCGATCGCCACTGCCGCTGACAATTAAATCACCTGTGGGACTAAATGCAATTGAATACACACTACCTTGGTGTCCGGTGTAAGTTCTGAGACATTCTCCTGTCTGATAATCCCAAAGTTTGATGGTGCGATCGCTACTAGCACTCGCCAAAACCTCACCATCAGGACTAAAAACTACAGAACGCACCCACCCCGTATGCCCCGTTAGGAGTTTTGAGTTATCACTTTTTCCCCCTGCCCCCCTGCTCCCCTGCTCCCCTGCCCCCCTGCCCCCCTGCTCCTCTGCCCCCCTGCTCCCCTGCTCCCCATCTCCCACCTCCCACAGCCTAATTGTTCGATCTGCCCCGGCGCTAGCGAGGATTTTACCGTCTGGACTGAAAGCGACAGAACGCACCCAATCTGTATGTCCGGTTAATGTTTGCAAACAATGACCGTCGCGGATATCCCAGAGTTTGATTGTGCGATCGCCACTCGCACTTGCTAACCTTTGTCCATCCGGGCTATAAGCAACGGCAAAAACCTCATGTTGATGTCCAACAAACGTTTTAATGCAAACACCATCTTGCACATTCCACAGTTTTACTGTGCAGTCAGCACCACAACTAGCAAGGGTTTTCCCATCAGGACTGAACACTACAAAGCGCACCCAGTTATTATGACCCTGACAAATAACTAGCAATTTGCCCGATTTAACTTCCCAGATTCTGACATTACAATCAGTGTCGCAGGTTGCTAATAACTGACTATCAAAACTGAACGCAACCCATAAAATATTTCCCAGAGTTTCTGTGAAAATACAGCGAGATAAATCTGAGTTAGTAAAGTCAACATTGTGTAAAGTAACGCCTTGCAAATAAGCTTGCCAAACAGTTAACCCGGAACAATCAAATCCGGTCAAATCTACACCAGCCTGATGCAGCAAATTAATCGCATTTCCGGCTGCATATCCAGTTTCTTTCGGAGGTTTTCCGCGCAGATTGCTCAAGATTTCACTAAGGCATAGAGAAATGTTTTCAGGACTTCCAAAACTTGCGCTCAATTCATCAATAATTGGTTGCAAAATCAAGTTAGCTTGAGTTTCTCGAATATAATCTTTAGCAGTAGCTTTCAGCAGTGCATGATTGATGAATATTTTAGATAAAGAGCTTTCTTCTAAGCTGCTGATTTCGGCACAGACTTGTTCAATTAAATGAGTTGTTACATATTCCATAACAACTGGTTGCTGAGTGAAACTAGCATTGTTTTTTTCGATAATTGAACGCCGTTGTAATGAATTCAAAGATTCTAGAAATTCACGAGGGGGAATAGTTGTAACGAAATCTGCTTGTAATTCTGGTAAAGTGACAGGCTCTCGATCGATCGCCAACCAATACATAATTGTGCGTTCCAAATCAGTTAATCTGTGGAATTGTTGCGCCAATAAGTCACGGATATCATCAAATAAAAACGCACTTTGTTGAGTTGTTTCTAAAAAATAGGAAATATTATCGTCAAAATAATCGTGAATAGAAGAAGCAACAATTTTCAACGCTAAGGGGTTTCCCGCATAACGAGAAATTAAAGTTTCCCATTCTGTATCTGTTGCCGTAAATGTTCCTTTAACGTTGAATAAATTGCGCCCAACGCCTTCGGGCAAACCGCTTAATTGCAGCGATCGCACTGGCAAACTTTCCCCTTCAAATTTAGCTAATCCCTGCGGTTTTTCACGAGATGTTAAAATTAAACAACTTTGATGTGATGTTTCGGCAATCGAGCGCAAAAGTTGTCCGTAACCTTCATATCCAGTCCGATAACGCCCTGTGCGATCGCCTGCTTGCAAAATTGATTCAGCATTATCTAAAATCAACAAACAGCGTGAAGTTCTTAAATAATGAAGTAATCTGGTAATTCTTCCTTCTAAATTCGATGGTAAATTAATTTCTTGTTCCTGGGAAAGAAACTGAATAATTTCTGTCAAAATCTCTTCCACAGTGGGAGAATTACGGAGCGATCGCCAAATCACATATTCAATGTTAGATTTTGAATGCTCCTCTACTTCCCTACTCTGGGCAATTTCTCTCGCCAACTTCACCGATAGCGCCGTTTTCCCAATCCCACCCATTCCCAACAATGTCACCAAACGGCAATTTTCCTCAACCACCCACTGCCTAACCGTACTCAACTCTACCTGACGACCATAAAAAACCGAAACATCAGGCGCATCTCCCCAATCCTGAAGCAATTTTCCATTGACAGATCTTCCCTCCTCTCCTCTGCTCCCCTGCTCCTCTGCTCCCCTGCGCCCCTGCCCCTCTGCCCCCCTGCTCCCCTGCTCCCCTTCTGCAACTTCCTCCCAGTTCAACCCAAGTACTTGACAATACGCCTTAAACGCCTCTGCATTGATTGGGTATTTCCCAGCTAAGAAGCGTTTCCAAGTTCCCTCTGAGATTCCAATAGCAAGAACTCCATCCTCTGTCCAAGAAGCACCTAAAATTGCACTGGCTGTTTCAATCCAACGGAAATCGCTAACAGCCCACCCTTTCTCGCTTCTAGCTTTTTTAATGTATGCAAGACCTTGTTGTGAAGCTTTGAGTGTTACCACAATTTTGTTACACCAACTGTGTCTAATTGTTAAAAAAGAGAGAGTTTAGATTTTTTTGTGTTTAAACTAATTTGCCAGATTTCGTGTTGATGTGCAATACCATATTTAAGCTTTAATAAACAAGATCGGTTTCATTCAAGTTAGACTGATCTACTACTGATCTTGATAACGGTGATAATATTAACCAGTATTTAATTTTAAGACCCTTAAACATACAAGATCAAAAGCCAATGATGAAGTTATATCACACTGAATTGTCAGGGAATTGCCACAAAGTTAGGTTAATGCTTTCGTTGCTGGAGATAGAGCATGAAAGAGTATTAATTGACTTAGTAAATGGTGAACATAAATCAACTGATTTTCTCAAGCTTAATCCCCTTGGGCAGGTTCCGGTTTTAATCGATGGAGACACTTTAATTCGAGATTCCCAAGCTATTTTGGTTTATCTGACGCGCAAATATAAACGGGAAGATTGGCTACCATTAGAAGCGGAATCAATGGCAAAAGTAATGCAGTGGTTGTCATTTGCAGCTAACGAAATCAATACTAGCTTATTTATTGCCCGACTTCATTTTCGCTTTGGCATGGATTTTGATTGGGAAACGGCGCAACAAAAGGGTAAACAAGTGCTGCAAATAATAGATACTCATCTAAAAGAGCGAAATTGGTTGGAGTGCAATTCTGCTACCATTGCGGATATTGCCTGTTATCCTTATGTAGGACTCGCGCCCGAAGGTAAAGTTGCTTTGGAGCCTTACCCAAATATACTGGCTTGGATCGATCGCATTAAACAATTACCAGGTTACGAAGCTATGCCTGGACTCTAGAATAAAGAGGAAAGTTTTGTGTTTTGAGTTACGGAAATATCATCTGTTTTTAATTTTTTATTTGTAATGTAGTAGATGATGAATAAATAATAATACAATGATGCCTTTTCATTCTGGAGAAATTGCTGTTCAAACTCGTGCAGGTGTGCGAGAAGAGGCTGAACGGATTGGGCAAGTGATTTGTAATACAGTTAAGCCTGCTGCTTTGAGTTTTCTTAGTACTCAGCAAATGGCGATCGCAGGTACGATCGCATCAAATGGCACTATTTGGGCATCTTTACTAACGGGAAATTCGGGATTTATTCAAGTATTAAATGAGCAAACAATAGAAATTGAACATACTTCTAATTTTACAGATATTCTGCACCGAAACTTGGATAGCAATGCTGAAATTGGCTTATTAATTATAGACTTATCCAACCGGAAGCGGTTGAGGTTGAATGGAAATGTCACAATCCAGCAACCAGAAAAACTGCAAATTCAAATTAAGCAAGCATTTTTCAACTGTCCTAAATATATTCAAACTCGCTATTTAGAAACTAGTGCGATCGCAGAATTACCACCACCAGAAATTCACACCAGAAATACTTTAAATTCAGCAGATGAAAGCTGGATTAATCAAGCAGACACCTTTTTTATTGCTACTGCTAATTCTACACAAGGGGCTGATGCTTCTCATCGTGGAGGCTACCCAGGATTTGTTCAGGTTATCAATTCCCAAACGTTACTTTTTCCAGATTATGCAGGTAATAATATGTTTCAAACTCTGGGAAATTTAGCCCAAAATCCGCAAGCAGGTTTGCTGTTTATTAATTTTGAGGAAGGGCATACATTACAAATAACTGGACAAGCTATAATTCTTTGGGATAGAGAACTAATTTCGGCTTTTCCAGGTGCACAAAGGCTGATAAAACTTAGCATTTCTCAGGTACTCGAAACGCGAAATGCTACATCTTTACGCTGGCAATTTGGAGAATATTCTCCAGCGAATCCAACTTTGGGAGAAGATAGAAAGAAAGAAGACTTGGAAAAAACTTTGTAACTATTTTAGCTTTTTTGTACTAATAAAAACTCCTTCCCCGTAAAGAAGAAGGATATTTCAATATTTACATTACAACGCAAATTTTGTTATAAAATTAGCGAATTGTAATTTGTAATTGATAGTTTACATTACCGCGATCTTTACCGACAAGTATGAGATAATCACCACTAACAGGAAATCTGAGAATGTCATCTATGTCTGGAATCAGTTGTTGATTATTGGGAGTGACGATCGCATTTACAACCGCACTAACTTCAACAGAAGTAATATCAAGAAGTAATTGTTGTCTGGCTCTTGCGTTAACAACATACACATCAAAATCTTCACGCACCGCAGCATTATTCACAATAGCTGAAGTAGCACCGGGTGCAAAGATTACGCGGTACGATCGCACATTAAAATTAGTCGAAGGAGACAAATCATCAGGTAGAGAAATACGGAGCAGAGATGCCCAAGTTCTTGGCCCAACTACACCATCGATCGCCAAAATAAATACTTCTTGAAATCGTCTCACAGCGCGTTCTGTAATTGCGCCAAAAATGCCGTCCACAACTAGCATAGGTAATGCAACTCCGGGAATATTTCTTGTTGCATTGAGACGCTGTTGTAGCAAAAAAACATCTTCTCCTGTGCTACCCCGACGCAGAACAGACAAAGAACGAAAGGAAGTGGAATTTGCTACTTGCATAATAAATTACCTCATTTAATGTTTATCGAATCATTACTGACATTCGTTATATCTTTGTGGTGCTAAGTTTTTATTTCAAACTTGGTTTAATTAATTAACACATCAAAAATATCGCCTGTCTATTCCTGTTGTAGTTTTCATAGTTGATGAGTGTCGATACAGAAAAGTTAAGTAAGTTAGAAATTAATTTATATAAAATTTAAAATCAATGAAGTTATGAGTTGCAGAAAAATCCTTAACTTTTCTGTATCGACATTTTCTAGCTCAAATTCTAGAACAGTAATAATGTTTTTTCTAGATTTTCATGAATTTGCTTAAGCAACTACTCTATTCATTTTGGCAGCCGCTTGTACTAGCTACAATTACAGGATTAATCAGTGGAATTACTACTACAGGATTAATTGCTGTCATCAGTGGAAAAATTATTAACCCAACATTTACACTTCCGTTAACTGGAATCTTTTTTAGTCTTTGTGTTTTACGATTAATTACTGGCATTATTTCCAGAGTTTTATTAATCAATCTTTCCCAAAAAATAGTTTTAGATCTCCGCATGATGTTAAGCCGTCAAATTTTAGCATCTCCACTATTTCATTTAGAATATTTAGGAAATCATCGGATATTAGCATCTTTGATTGATGACATTGAAACACTGGCAAAAGCTGCTCAAGTTCTCCCAGCTTTTTGTGGTGATATTGCGATCGTTACCAGTTGCTTACTATATCTGGCTTGGTTATCTCCAAGTCTATTTATCATCATATTTGGTGCTATCTCGATCGGTATTTTTAGCTATCAAGCTGTAACTAATCGAGCATTCCGTTTTTTAAAGCAAGCAAGAAATCAGCAGGATAAACTATTCAAGTACTTTAATAGTTTGACAGCAGGAATCAAAGAACTTAAGTTGAATCAACAACGCCGTCAAAACTTTTTAATAGATGGGATTTACGATACAGCACAACATTATCGACGACATAACATTAATAGCATGACCATTTTTGCGGTAGCAGCTACTTGGGGACATCTTTTATTTTTCCTGGTAGTTGGTATTGTTCTTTTCGCATTACCAGCAATTTCAAGTATCCCAGCTACAATTTTGTCGAGTTATGCCATTACTATCATTTATCTAATCAGTCCTCTTGATTATATGATGAGTGTACTGCCAATGATAAGTGGTGCGATCGTCGCTTTGCAAACAATTGAAGCATTGCAATTATCTTTAGCAAGTTCGCCTCAAGAAACGCTATTAGGTTTTGAGTTTGAATCTGCTTTAACCTGTAAATCTCTACAACTATCAGGTGTAACCCATACTTACTACCATGAACAAGAGGAACGTGCTTTTAAAGTAGGTGAAATAAACCTTACTTTGTCTGCTGGAGAAATTATTTTTATTGCTGGTGGTAATGGTAGTGGTAAGTCTACATTAGTGAAAATTTTAGCAGGTTTATACCCTCCTGAATTAGGGGAGATTTATCTAGATAATCAAAGAATTACTTCGGAAATGAGAGAGTGGTATCGTCAACATTTTGCGGTTATATTTTCTGATTTTTACCTGTTTGAGACTCTTGTGAAGGGAAAGACCATAGAAACAGATAAAAAAGCTGATGATTACTTAATAAAGCTGCAACTAGACAAGAAAGTAACACTCAGAGATAACGAATTTTCTACTATTGCGTTATCTCAAGGACAACGGAAACGTTTAGCTTTACTAAATGCTTACTTAGAAGATAAACCAATTCTGATCTTTGATGAATGGGCATCCGATCAAGACCCAATTTTCAAAAAGATATTTTATACAGAACTCTTACCGGAGTTAAAAGCGAAAGGAAAAATGGTAATAGCTATTACTCATGACGATCAGTATTTTCATACTTGCGATCGCCTAATTAAACTAGACTACGGAAAAGTTGTCTCCGACAGCGTGAATAGTGTATCTGCTCTTTCTTTTACCTAGATTACGACTAGAAAAACAAACTTTTTAATTGATAAATAGGAGGTAATATATGGCAACTCAATTCGATGTTGTAGTAATTGGTGCTGGATTTTCTGGTGTGACTTTGGCGGCTAGTTTAAAACAATTTGGTATTGAGCGATTTGTAGTGATTGAAAAGGGTGATTCTGTAGGTATGATTTGGAAAAATGCTTACGATCGCCTTACACTTCATACCCCTTATCTTTCCTTACCATTTTTTCAGACAACAAAAAAATATTCAATTTTTAAACCCAAAGCTGAAGTAATTAGTTACCTTACAGACTATGCTAACCATTTTCAGATTAATTCGCATATTCGGTTTAATGAAGAAGCTCAATCGATCGCTAAAGTCAATCATTTAGCAAATTCAGAATTTAACTGGGAAATTCACACAAACAAAGAGATTTTACAATGCAAAGTTCTCGCTGTTTGTACTGGATGGAATAACAAACCAGTTATTCCTAAGTTCCTCGGACAAGATAACTATTCTGGACAAATTATACATAGTTCGCAGTATAGCAATGGAACTTCCTACCGAGGTCAACGAGTTCTAGTTGTGGGGTCAGGAAACTCCGCCGCAGAAATTGCCCTTGATTTGTATGAACATGATGCAGCAAATGTTGATATGTTAATTCGCGGAAAACGTTGGGTTTTCCCCCTGTATCCACGCCTTCAAGTACTACAATACTGGCTGTTTACGGCAATTAATTATTTAGAAAAATGGTTCAATCCATCAAAAAGAAAGCTTGAGCCAATGGTCAGGATTGAGAAAATATTAAGCTTTTCTCCTGAACAACTCAAACAAGCAATTGATGCAACAGATCGCTGGATCAAACGTTTTGCAGCTGATTTAAGTAAATTTTCCATTTATCCAGAAGATTTGGGAGCAATGGATTTGGAAGCCAATCAAGCGCGAGTTGCTTGGGTCGATCGCGGAACTATCAAACAAATCAAAAACGGGAATATTAGGGTGATTCCTAGTAGTATTAAAATGCTTAATTACCGAAGTGCTGGTTTTGAAAATGGCGAAACAAATTGCTATGATGCCATTATTTTAGCAACAGGATTTCGACCAAGTATTCATACAATTCTAGACCAAGCAGATTTGTATCTCAATCAAAACGATCGCTATCTACCCAAAACTGATGGAAAATGCCGATCGCTAGTCGAGCCAACTTTATATTTTGTTGGGTTTGAAAAGACATTATGGCGATCGTCTACTTACGGTCATTATGGCTGGCTTACAGGCAAAAGAATCGCTGCACAACTCGCAAATCAACCCTTACCTTCAAAATCTGAACTTACCCTATCCGAAACTTAACTCCAAAATTTTCACCAATTCTCAACTCCTTAACTTTTCTGTATCGACCTCAAGATTAGCTCATTCTATAAATAAGACATCATCAATTTTCAATTCAAGGAGTTCATCCGATGAACAAGCAAACAATTTCTCTGAGCAAAACTCGCGTTAATCGCATTCTCACACTTGCTTTACCAATTGGTGTTCTGCTCCTCTCACAGGCTTGTGCTCCTCCTCCTAGTCGCTCTAGTGTGGAAGCAACGAAATCTAATTTTGTAGCTGCATCGGAAATGGCATCATCTGTAGAAAACCATAACTTCAACAAATAACGTTTTGATATCTCTAAAAGGGAAATCAACATCAATTCGTTATCAAGTTGTTAATCTTAAGTGAAAGGGTAATGGAAGTTTGATTTAGCTAACTATCCATTACCCTTTCCAAAACTGAACTCGTATAACAGAATTAGCGATCGCTCCCGTTGGCAACCGCACTAGCAAGCAATTGCGATCGCCTTTGGCGCTGCGACAGCAGTATCGCACCAAGTTTTTCCAACCCCCTAACCCTATCTTCTTCTGGAACCATGCAGCCCACTGCAACTGCCATTCCAGGGAATTTTTCATGTGCAATTTTAACCCACAACCAAGCGAGTAAATTTAGGAGAACTTCAAATGACTACGTATACAGTCACTCGATACGATGATGTTGTTGACCCGAA from Phormidium ambiguum IAM M-71 encodes:
- a CDS encoding pyridoxamine 5'-phosphate oxidase family protein, which translates into the protein MMPFHSGEIAVQTRAGVREEAERIGQVICNTVKPAALSFLSTQQMAIAGTIASNGTIWASLLTGNSGFIQVLNEQTIEIEHTSNFTDILHRNLDSNAEIGLLIIDLSNRKRLRLNGNVTIQQPEKLQIQIKQAFFNCPKYIQTRYLETSAIAELPPPEIHTRNTLNSADESWINQADTFFIATANSTQGADASHRGGYPGFVQVINSQTLLFPDYAGNNMFQTLGNLAQNPQAGLLFINFEEGHTLQITGQAIILWDRELISAFPGAQRLIKLSISQVLETRNATSLRWQFGEYSPANPTLGEDRKKEDLEKTL
- a CDS encoding NB-ARC domain-containing protein, producing MVTLKASQQGLAYIKKARSEKGWAVSDFRWIETASAILGASWTEDGVLAIGISEGTWKRFLAGKYPINAEAFKAYCQVLGLNWEEVAEGEQGSRGAEGQGRRGAEEQGSRGEEGRSVNGKLLQDWGDAPDVSVFYGRQVELSTVRQWVVEENCRLVTLLGMGGIGKTALSVKLAREIAQSREVEEHSKSNIEYVIWRSLRNSPTVEEILTEIIQFLSQEQEINLPSNLEGRITRLLHYLRTSRCLLILDNAESILQAGDRTGRYRTGYEGYGQLLRSIAETSHQSCLILTSREKPQGLAKFEGESLPVRSLQLSGLPEGVGRNLFNVKGTFTATDTEWETLISRYAGNPLALKIVASSIHDYFDDNISYFLETTQQSAFLFDDIRDLLAQQFHRLTDLERTIMYWLAIDREPVTLPELQADFVTTIPPREFLESLNSLQRRSIIEKNNASFTQQPVVMEYVTTHLIEQVCAEISSLEESSLSKIFINHALLKATAKDYIRETQANLILQPIIDELSASFGSPENISLCLSEILSNLRGKPPKETGYAAGNAINLLHQAGVDLTGFDCSGLTVWQAYLQGVTLHNVDFTNSDLSRCIFTETLGNILWVAFSFDSQLLATCDTDCNVRIWEVKSGKLLVICQGHNNWVRFVVFSPDGKTLASCGADCTVKLWNVQDGVCIKTFVGHQHEVFAVAYSPDGQRLASASGDRTIKLWDIRDGHCLQTLTGHTDWVRSVAFSPDGKILASAGADRTIRLWEVGDGEQGSRGAEEQGGRGAGEQGSRGAGGKSDNSKLLTGHTGWVRSVVFSPDGEVLASASSDRTIKLWDYQTGECLRTYTGHQGSVYSIAFSPTGDLIVSGSGDRTVKFWDCYNDNCVKTLYGQTNEVCCVAFSPDEQTIACVSLDQTVRLWNYQSGHCLKSWYGNTDWALPVSFSPIPPSPLTKGGAVQILASGSNDKTVKLWDWQTGDCIRSLSGHTDFIYGLAFSADGQILASASTDCVVRLWKVNTGQCFQILQGHADWVYTVAFHPADLVLASGSADCTLKLWNWQTGQCLKTLTGHSDKIMGIAFSPDGQMIATASADQTIRLWDYHSGDCITVLDGHTNRVYSVAFSPDGKLLATSSTDRTVKLWDWTTEVCLKTFIGHTNWVFSVVFSPDGQTLASASHDRTVRRWDVKSGQCIDVYTGHSHLVSSVAFSPDGKAIASGSQDQTVRIWNTDTGECDRVLIAKRLYESMKLTGVKGLTPATIATLQTLGAIPEDFSCGNSSQN
- a CDS encoding flavin-containing monooxygenase, translating into MATQFDVVVIGAGFSGVTLAASLKQFGIERFVVIEKGDSVGMIWKNAYDRLTLHTPYLSLPFFQTTKKYSIFKPKAEVISYLTDYANHFQINSHIRFNEEAQSIAKVNHLANSEFNWEIHTNKEILQCKVLAVCTGWNNKPVIPKFLGQDNYSGQIIHSSQYSNGTSYRGQRVLVVGSGNSAAEIALDLYEHDAANVDMLIRGKRWVFPLYPRLQVLQYWLFTAINYLEKWFNPSKRKLEPMVRIEKILSFSPEQLKQAIDATDRWIKRFAADLSKFSIYPEDLGAMDLEANQARVAWVDRGTIKQIKNGNIRVIPSSIKMLNYRSAGFENGETNCYDAIILATGFRPSIHTILDQADLYLNQNDRYLPKTDGKCRSLVEPTLYFVGFEKTLWRSSTYGHYGWLTGKRIAAQLANQPLPSKSELTLSET
- a CDS encoding peptidoglycan-binding domain-containing protein, whose product is MQVANSTSFRSLSVLRRGSTGEDVFLLQQRLNATRNIPGVALPMLVVDGIFGAITERAVRRFQEVFILAIDGVVGPRTWASLLRISLPDDLSPSTNFNVRSYRVIFAPGATSAIVNNAAVREDFDVYVVNARARQQLLLDITSVEVSAVVNAIVTPNNQQLIPDIDDILRFPVSGDYLILVGKDRGNVNYQLQITIR
- a CDS encoding cyclic peptide export ABC transporter gives rise to the protein MNLLKQLLYSFWQPLVLATITGLISGITTTGLIAVISGKIINPTFTLPLTGIFFSLCVLRLITGIISRVLLINLSQKIVLDLRMMLSRQILASPLFHLEYLGNHRILASLIDDIETLAKAAQVLPAFCGDIAIVTSCLLYLAWLSPSLFIIIFGAISIGIFSYQAVTNRAFRFLKQARNQQDKLFKYFNSLTAGIKELKLNQQRRQNFLIDGIYDTAQHYRRHNINSMTIFAVAATWGHLLFFLVVGIVLFALPAISSIPATILSSYAITIIYLISPLDYMMSVLPMISGAIVALQTIEALQLSLASSPQETLLGFEFESALTCKSLQLSGVTHTYYHEQEERAFKVGEINLTLSAGEIIFIAGGNGSGKSTLVKILAGLYPPELGEIYLDNQRITSEMREWYRQHFAVIFSDFYLFETLVKGKTIETDKKADDYLIKLQLDKKVTLRDNEFSTIALSQGQRKRLALLNAYLEDKPILIFDEWASDQDPIFKKIFYTELLPELKAKGKMVIAITHDDQYFHTCDRLIKLDYGKVVSDSVNSVSALSFT
- a CDS encoding glutathione S-transferase family protein is translated as MMKLYHTELSGNCHKVRLMLSLLEIEHERVLIDLVNGEHKSTDFLKLNPLGQVPVLIDGDTLIRDSQAILVYLTRKYKREDWLPLEAESMAKVMQWLSFAANEINTSLFIARLHFRFGMDFDWETAQQKGKQVLQIIDTHLKERNWLECNSATIADIACYPYVGLAPEGKVALEPYPNILAWIDRIKQLPGYEAMPGL